ATGAGAACCAAACTCTCGCATTGTCTTTACAGGATTTTGCTGTAATTCAAATCTTGACTTAAATTCTACAGGAACTCCTAAAGCATCACCTATAGCTAATCCTAAAAATGTTTTTTCTATTTTCTTTTTCATTTTTCTATTCTTTCAATTTTCCCAATTAATTCTTTAATGATTGTACTATCTGAAGATTGATATTCTTTTCCTATATATACTTTGACAACTTCTATTTCTCCAACAATTGCTGAATTAAAAACATCCAAATCTTCCGATGGCACCCACAATTCATTGTGAATTTTTCCTCCAACATTTTCTATTTGATACTTATTAAATTCCTCTTCTGTAATTGAAAACTTAGTTACAAATCCTAAAAAATTACCGAAAGGATCAGTTGTATTCCATTTTTCAGCTATTTCACTAGCATACTCTTCATTTAATACAGGATAAAAAATTGGTTGTTGTTCCAAACGAGAAGGGAAATTTTTAAATCCACTTTCAGCAATTAATAACATTTCTTTCTCTCCTACTGGTCTATATAATGTTTTCATTTCTTAATAGTTAAAATAATTCGGTAAAAGCTTCAATAAACTTTTCATTTCTAGAATAAATGGCAAAAACAACTTTCTTAAATTTATTCTTGAATCTTCCATTGAATTGTTGGTGAAACAATTTTGCTATAACCTTAGGATCATTTTGAAATACTCCACATCCCCAAGCACCAAGAATTAATGTCTCGTAATTATACTTTTCGCTTAAGGTTAAAAGTTTTTCGATTCTCTTATTCATTATAGCAGGTACTTGATCTAAAACTTCCACTTCCCTGAGTTTAACTACCCCCAAATTAACCGCAGCAGATGTAATTATTCCACACTTAACAGGTGTAGCTAATAGTTTTCCATTTTTATCTCTAAAAAAAGGAACCTCCGGACTATGGATCATACCATCGGTATAAATACAAGATTTCATGTTTCTGTGAGTTTCGTAAAAATCGAAAACACTCATTTGTGAACCATACAGAGCAGATGATACTGCTAAGCTTTCTTCTTGAGCTAAAGCTCCATTCAAAAATCCTCCTCCAGGATTTTTAGCCGAAGCAAAATTTAAACACATTGTTTTACTGTATTCAGATAACCTAATGATTGAGCTTACTGAATCTTCGTGTTTTACCTCGAACTCTGTAACACGATCACTTTTAACTTCTTGGTCTTCATTCAATTCATTTTCCAAATCTTGACTTGAATAGTATTTTGTATTTGAGATACAAAACTCTATTTCTTTTGATATATCAATCTTAGTATTATCTTTTTCATTTTGATAATACCCATTATCTATAATTTCTAAAGTTTCTTTTGCTTTTAATTTTCTTGTTGACTTTTTCATAATTCTTCTTTTTAATTGCTTTACTAATTCAATATATCATTCAACTTTAATTGAATAATTCCTTCTACATCTCTAAAACTATCCGTTGCGAAAATTTGTGTAAAATGTTCCTGTAAACTTTCGACTCCCTTGCTAAAAATTCCGTGACTTACGGCTAAATATAAATCACCAGCATTTTTCTTTTTTAATTCTTCAGCAAGTCCCATAAAGGTTCCTCCTCCATCACAAATATCGTCCACTATTAAACAGTCTTTTCCTTGTAAATCTTCTTCATATACTTTAAAACCTTCTAATTTTCCATTAGTAACATTCCTCTTTTTAGAACATTCAATCACAGCAATTCCCCCTAAATATTCCGATACTTTATAAATCTTTTTCAATGCTCCTCCATCTGGAGAAATTAACAACACTTCTTTTCCTATTTTTTGAATAACCTTTTCTATAAACGTGTAATTTGTAACGACTTCACAATTATCTAATACTGCTGGCGTAACTTCAGAATGTGGGTCAAAAACAATTACTTTATCCACACATAAGTCATTTAATATCTCTGCATACACTTTTACCGTTAAAGGTTCTCCTGGAATCATAACTCTATCTTGTCTTGCTCCTGGAAAATAAGGTATGAACACATTGATAATAGAAACACCACTTCTTCTTAAAGCATCAACAGTACAAATCAACAATCCGAAATCATTAAATGATTTAATTCTCATGGTAACGGATACTTCCGAAATATCCTTTACATCTGTTTTAATTTTAATGTGCGGTTCACCTCCAGAAAAAACAAAAGATTCAAAATCAATTTGGTTTGCTCCTAGTGGTTGAAAAGATGGATCTAAATTTAAAATCATTTTTGTGTTATTTTTACGCAAAACTAAAACATAAAAATAGACTGACAAAATATTTTGTGTAAAATTTACACTATCTTAATTTCAAAATGAAATCCTTCGTTAAGTAATTGACTGTATTTCTTATTATTAAACTTAAACAGTTTAGCAGGACGACCACTCCCCTTTTGATGAATTTTATCCGTTTCTTCAACAATTTCAAAGCTTAAAATTTTCTTACGGAAATTTCTACGATCGATTTTATGGTCAAGTATTGTAGTATATAGATTTTCTAAATCAGAGAATGGAAACTCTTTATTAAGTAGATCGAAACCAATAGGTTGATACTGTAGCTTCGCTTTTAATCTCTCTTTAGCAATATTTAGAATTGTTCCGTGGTCAAAAGCTAAATCAGGAAGTTCTTTCACTGGAAACCATTCTACTTCTTTCGCATCCGTAGCTGCATGAATTTTAAAATGGTTTGGCCTTACTAATCCAAAATAACTCACAGAAACAACCCTATTTCTTGGATCTCTTCCTGGTTTTCCAAAAGTATATAACTGTTCTAAATAATCAATCTGAACACCCGTTTCCTCTTTCAATTCACGAGTCACAGCAGTTTCTAACGATTCATCATCCATAACCAAACCTCCTGGTAATGCCCAGCTATCTTTAAAAGGTTCTACACCTCTTTTAATTAATAAAACTGAAAGTTGTTTTGCGTCATAACCAAATACAACGGCATCAACAGCTACTTTAATATCTTGAATTGCAGGCATATTTTGTGTTTACTTTACACAAAATTACAAATAATTATGCTAAAGTTTCTTTGGTTATTTTAGTTTCTGTAGGTAATTCAACTGCCTTCTGACCTTTTCTAAACAATCTAGCAGACAATTCTCCTTTAAGTTTAATCTCATTATTAGAAACTTCTAACCAACTTCCTTCGCGTAAACCTAAAACTGGAGTTTCATTAAAAACATGAAATTCTTTAATTCTAGTTTCTCTGGTTTCCCCCATATGTTTAGAAGATGGATCTGGATCTAAATAGTGCGCATTGATATTGAACGGAATAAATTCCATCGTATCAAAACTTGGCGGATAAACAATTGGCATATCATTAGTATTCATCATTGTAATTCCACAGATATTACTTCCAGCGCTTGTTCCTAAATATGGAATACCAGATTCTACCCTACTTTTTAGGATATCTATCACATCATTTTTATATAATTGATTGACCAACTCGAAAGTATTTCCTCCACCTGTAAAAAACGCTTCAGCTTTAGAAATCGCTTCTTTGGGGTTATCAAACTCGTGAATTCCCTTAACCTCAATATTAATTTTAGCAAAAGCTTCTTTTGCTTTGGAAGTATACTCACCATAAGAAATACCACCAGGTCTTGCATAGGGAATAAATACGATAGTTTCTATATTAGAAAAAAATACTGTTAACTCAGGAAGTAAATACTCTAAGTAACCACTACCATGAACAGTAGAAGTACTTGCAACTATTAATCTTTTCAATTATTTCAAATTTATGTACAAACAAAAATATTAAAAAACCTATATTCGCGTCACTTAAAAATTTTAAATTTTATACTATGAAAAAATTACTTTTATTATTCGTTTCTATGTCTTTATTTGTTTCATGTTCAGATGACAATGGAGAAACTTTAGTTGATGTAGACGCGAGCGAAATTGTTGGAAAATGGGACTTAATTGATTTCAAATCTGATGGAAAAACTAATACTGATGCTTTTGGACAGTCAATTGAATCAGAGTACACATCTTTCGGAAAAGATTTCGATTTTGAAGTTGATTTTGCAGACAATCCTAAAACTGCAACTGGTACAGGTAGTTATACTACTGTAATTACAACTAAAATTTTAGGACAATCTCAAACTCAAGAAGTTCCAACTACATCTGCAAATGGTTTAGAATCTGCTACTTGGAGTGTTAATGGTGGGATTTTAACAATTACTCCTACTAACTCTGATACTCCTAACTTAGCAAGTGATGCTAAAATTATTGAGTTTGATGGAGAAACTATGAAATTAAAGTTTGAAATCAACGAAACTGTTGAAGAAGAGCAACAAGGAATTAAAGTAACTATTAAAGTTAATGCTACAGCTTATTTAACATTAAAAAAGCAAGTTTCTACAGCTCTTTAATTAAATACTACATTTTAAAATAAAAGCTCACTTCGAAAAGTGAGCTTTTTTTATGTCATGATTAATTGCATCCAAATATCTTATCTTCTTACTGCGATTAAATCTCTATTACTGTCTTTATCCGAACGAACACGTCCATCAGATGTAACTCCACCAGATAAAAGTAATCCAGTTACATGAGGAGCAGCCATAGAAGTACCACTAATTCTGTTGTATCTTCCTCCTGGCCAAGTAGACCATACATCTGTTCCTGGAGCAGCATAATCTACAGGAGAACCATAGTTTGAAGTAGCTGCAATTCTCTCGTTGATATCCATATTAGAAATTGTATAGATATTAGTTCCATTAACTCTAGCAGGAGAATAAAATCTAGAATCATCATTTGAATTTCCAGCAGCCATAACTACTCTAATTCCTCTATTAGCAACGTTTCTTACAGCTCTATCAATAGCATTGTCAGTATATCTGCTACGTGGACCTAAACTCATGTTTACAGCGTCTCCACTTCTTCCATTTGCAGCAACATAATCTAAAGCTTGAATTGTCCAAGAGAAATCTCCTGTTCCATTTCCTGCTAATACTTTTAATCCAACTAAATCAACTCCTGGTGCAACACCAATAACTCCAAATCCGTTATTTAATGCACCAACTGTTCCTGCTACGTGAGTACCATGACCATTTCTATCGTCAGCACTTGAAGCATCGGCACCAGTAGTTACAAAAGTTCTACTTCTACCAGTGTTAACTCTTAAGTCTGGATGATCTAAGTCAATCCCACTATCAATAATCCAAGCAGTTCTGTTAATTGGATTTGCAGGTCCACCTACTCTATCAATTCCCCATGGGAAGAAATCTCTAGTAGCGGAAGAGTTATCTCTAGATTGAGAATCGTCATACTTTTCAAGAGAAATTTGGAAATCTCTTTCAATTGATTCAACCCTTGGATCTCCAAGTAAGTTTTCATACTCTCTTTTTGTTAAATCTGCTACGAAACCTTGTAAAGCATATCCGAATGTTCCTTTTAAATTAGTTTCTTCAACTCCTAATTTTTCGAAGTCAGCTACAACTTCTTTTTTTAAGGATTCCATTTCGTTTTCATAAGCTAATTTGGTTCCTCTTGTTTGTGGTAATTTTAAGGTTCCTTCTTTCAGTACTACGATGTACTGATTCTTAATAAAATCAGAAGAAATGTCGTCTGTAGCATTGGGAGTTGCTACATCTTCTGCATTGTTACAGGCAAAAAAGCCCATACTTGCGATTGTTAAAATCGCAACCTTGAAATTGATTTTTTTCATTTTTAGAAAGGTTTTTGGTTTTTATCTGAAGCAAATTTATTTTTTTAACATTTAATAGAAAAATATTTTTAAATCCATAATTTAAATTGCTTTCACAAAGCAATTAAAGCAACTTAATTGCATTAATGTTTTTAACATATATTTAATTTCCTCTTATAATTTTTTAAGAATATCACTTGCTTTATTTGTACATCAACTAATTATATGCAAAAACTATTACTCAAAACATTATTATTATCAATCTTCTGCTTCTCTGTTTACGCACAGAGAATAGAGATATCTGGAGTACTTACAGATAAATTGGGAAACATAGCTGACGCTCATATTGTTAATAAAACAACAAAACAAGGAACGTTCTCTAAATTGAATGGTGAGTTCAAAATTAAAGTACAACCAGACGATGTTATTGTGATTAGTTCTGTGCAACACCACAATCAAACCTTCACGTATTCAAAATCAGCCTTAACAAATAATCAATTAAAGATATTCTTATACCTTAAAGACTACTTACTGGAAGAAGTTGAGGTTAGAAAAACTGACTTGCAAGGAATACTTTCTAATGACTCGAAATCCATTGGAAAAAGTAATCGACAGGAAGTAATGGAAAATTTAGGGTTTGATCCTTTTCCTAAGAAAATGTCAAAAATAGATCGTGAAATAAAAACTGCTTATGCAGGTGGAGTTCAAATTGGTTTAGGAGCTATGGTTTCTCTAGATTACATTATAAACTCTATGTCGGGGAGAATTGATATGCTAGAAAAACAAAAAAAATTGCTTGAAAATGAAAAAAAACTAAAGTACATGGAATACACCTACAGGCATTTCATTACAAAGTCTCTTAACATTGATTCTTCTCAAGTCGCTCGCTTCTTATATTTCAGTCATTTTGATACTAAGTTCAATGAATCTTTTAACGGAGGTGATATCAAAATCATTCATTTTTTAAAAGAACAGGCGGTACTGTTTAAAAAAGATTCCCTGTGAAAAAGAAATTCTTATTACTTGTTATTATAACTCTAACTAAAGGAGTTTTACTTCATTCTCAAGAAATTACCATTAAAGGGAAAATTGAAGATAATGTTGGAATTGTAAAGAATGTGAACATATTAAATACGGAATCCAAAAAAGGTACATTTACTGATGATGAAGGATTTTTTTCTTTAAAAGTTAAACTAGGAGACAAACTTGAATTTACCAGTATTCAGCACTATAAAAAAGAAGTATACATTGATTTAAATACGATCAAAACCAAAACTTTAAATCTTAAACTCCAATCCAAAGATTACTTATTAGACGAAGTGGAAATCAAAAAAACATTACTATCAGGAACACTTGCCGTTGACACAAAATTTGCTAAAGAAACGAAACGTGAAGAAGTAATGAAAAATTTAGGGTTTAACCCATACATTAAGAAAAAGTCTCAAATTGAAAGAAAAATACATACGGCTTCCACAAGCTCAGGAATTATTCCACTTGGCTTATTAATAAATACATTAAGTGGTAGAATGAGAGTATTAAAAAAACAAAGAGAAATTGCTGAAAATGAAACTAAGATGAATTATATAGATAAGAACTACAGAACTCATATAATTCACGATCTTAAAATTGATAGTATCAACGTTGATCGATTTATCTACTTTATGCACCTAGATAAAAACTTTGAAGAAGTGTACAAAAAGGGAGACATAACACTCATTCCTTTTCTCAAAGAGCAAGCAACTCTTTTTAAAAGAGATTCATTGTGAAAAGGAAACTATTCATATCATTGTTATTAACTATAATTTCAGTATTCACTTATTCTTACGGCCAAGAAATTACCATTCATGGTAAGGTGGTAGACAAAATTGGAGTTGTGAGTAATGTGAATATATTAAATAGAACCTCTAAAAAAGGAACTTTTTCTGACGATCTTGGAATCTTCAATATAAAGGTGAGTTTGGGAACTGAACTTGAATTCACAAGTATTCAACATTACAAAAAAGTAGTAGTAATAGATCATAATATTTTAACTAAAAAATCTCTTACAATAGAACTTTATTTAAAAGACAATTTACTTGAAGAAGTAAATGTATCAAATAAGAAGATGTTCGGCACGTTTAAAAGAAGTCTTACACAATCTACTAGAGATATAGCTGTGGTAAAATCTAGAAGTGCTTTAGATTTTTCCGAAATAAAGATTGAGGAAAATAAAAACTATCACAAAGCTACAACTTTAAATAGAGAATTGAATAATATCACAGACCCAACTCAAAGGTTTGAAGGTGTGAGTTTAAGAGGGGCGTTTATTCCATTTGGTAGTATTTTAAAAAGAAGAAAGCAGAAAAAGAAATTCGAATTTAAGAGAAACTTCCCAAGTCTGATTTTAAAAGAATTAGGTGAACGCTTTTTCTTTAAAGAACTAAAAATACCTGAAAATAAGTTCTATCACTTTTTAGAATATTGCAATCCACTAGGAATAGAAAAACTGTATCAAGAAGGTAATATTTTAGAAGTTATAGAGATATTGACAAAAGAATCTAAAGAGTACTTAATTAATGATATGCATAAATAATATTAATTAAAGCATAATAGTTATTCAGCTCAATTTTTCGTATTTTTATTGAAGGTGCTAATCTCTTTTAAAACTTTCGATTATGAAAAAAATTACTCTTTTTATATGCTTATTTATTACCATTCAAAATTTCGCTCAAAGATCAACAATTCAAGGAGTAATTTCCGATAATATTGGAATTGTAGCTAACGCACATGTTGTAAATATTACTTCTATGGAAGGAACATTTTCCGATACCAAGGGGTATTTCAATATCAATGCTCAATTAGGAGATATTTTACAGATTACCTCTATACAACACTATGATAAGAACATCAAGGTATCTTCAATTTCCATGGGTAGAAAAAAAATAAATATACTGCTTGAAATACAAGAGCAAATATTAGAAGAAATTGAAGTTAAGAAGACACAATTGATACAATCCTTATCTGCAGATTCTAAAAAAACTCCAAAAAACAAAGGAAAATCAAAATCAGAGAAGGCTAGAAATTTCGAAAATACCAAAGCAACGGATAATGTTATCATGGCATCTGCTTCAGAAAAAAGTGCCGCTGAAAGAAAAACAGACCCTGTATTAGCTTTTGAAGGTCTTACACTTTTAAAATTCTCTTTATTTACTTCAAAAGAAGAAAAAAGATTAGAGCAAAGAATTAAAAAACAAGTTTTTAGAGATCATCTTCCTGAAAGAATCATAACTATTGTTGGTAAGGAAAACTTCACTAATAAACTTAACATTCCAGAAGAACAAGTTCTTAAATTCATTAATTACAGTATAGATGAAGAAATAGAAAACAATGTGCAACGTGAAGAGCATTTAAAAGTTAT
This genomic window from Tenacibaculum sp. 190524A05c contains:
- a CDS encoding ADP-ribosylation/crystallin J1: MKTLYRPVGEKEMLLIAESGFKNFPSRLEQQPIFYPVLNEEYASEIAEKWNTTDPFGNFLGFVTKFSITEEEFNKYQIENVGGKIHNELWVPSEDLDVFNSAIVGEIEVVKVYIGKEYQSSDSTIIKELIGKIERIEK
- a CDS encoding TIGR02452 family protein, translated to MKKSTRKLKAKETLEIIDNGYYQNEKDNTKIDISKEIEFCISNTKYYSSQDLENELNEDQEVKSDRVTEFEVKHEDSVSSIIRLSEYSKTMCLNFASAKNPGGGFLNGALAQEESLAVSSALYGSQMSVFDFYETHRNMKSCIYTDGMIHSPEVPFFRDKNGKLLATPVKCGIITSAAVNLGVVKLREVEVLDQVPAIMNKRIEKLLTLSEKYNYETLILGAWGCGVFQNDPKVIAKLFHQQFNGRFKNKFKKVVFAIYSRNEKFIEAFTELF
- the prs gene encoding ribose-phosphate diphosphokinase: MILNLDPSFQPLGANQIDFESFVFSGGEPHIKIKTDVKDISEVSVTMRIKSFNDFGLLICTVDALRRSGVSIINVFIPYFPGARQDRVMIPGEPLTVKVYAEILNDLCVDKVIVFDPHSEVTPAVLDNCEVVTNYTFIEKVIQKIGKEVLLISPDGGALKKIYKVSEYLGGIAVIECSKKRNVTNGKLEGFKVYEEDLQGKDCLIVDDICDGGGTFMGLAEELKKKNAGDLYLAVSHGIFSKGVESLQEHFTQIFATDSFRDVEGIIQLKLNDILN
- a CDS encoding NUDIX hydrolase — its product is MPAIQDIKVAVDAVVFGYDAKQLSVLLIKRGVEPFKDSWALPGGLVMDDESLETAVTRELKEETGVQIDYLEQLYTFGKPGRDPRNRVVSVSYFGLVRPNHFKIHAATDAKEVEWFPVKELPDLAFDHGTILNIAKERLKAKLQYQPIGFDLLNKEFPFSDLENLYTTILDHKIDRRNFRKKILSFEIVEETDKIHQKGSGRPAKLFKFNNKKYSQLLNEGFHFEIKIV
- the pepE gene encoding dipeptidase PepE, whose product is MKRLIVASTSTVHGSGYLEYLLPELTVFFSNIETIVFIPYARPGGISYGEYTSKAKEAFAKINIEVKGIHEFDNPKEAISKAEAFFTGGGNTFELVNQLYKNDVIDILKSRVESGIPYLGTSAGSNICGITMMNTNDMPIVYPPSFDTMEFIPFNINAHYLDPDPSSKHMGETRETRIKEFHVFNETPVLGLREGSWLEVSNNEIKLKGELSARLFRKGQKAVELPTETKITKETLA
- a CDS encoding S8 family serine peptidase, with protein sequence MKKINFKVAILTIASMGFFACNNAEDVATPNATDDISSDFIKNQYIVVLKEGTLKLPQTRGTKLAYENEMESLKKEVVADFEKLGVEETNLKGTFGYALQGFVADLTKREYENLLGDPRVESIERDFQISLEKYDDSQSRDNSSATRDFFPWGIDRVGGPANPINRTAWIIDSGIDLDHPDLRVNTGRSRTFVTTGADASSADDRNGHGTHVAGTVGALNNGFGVIGVAPGVDLVGLKVLAGNGTGDFSWTIQALDYVAANGRSGDAVNMSLGPRSRYTDNAIDRAVRNVANRGIRVVMAAGNSNDDSRFYSPARVNGTNIYTISNMDINERIAATSNYGSPVDYAAPGTDVWSTWPGGRYNRISGTSMAAPHVTGLLLSGGVTSDGRVRSDKDSNRDLIAVRR
- a CDS encoding carboxypeptidase-like regulatory domain-containing protein — translated: MQKLLLKTLLLSIFCFSVYAQRIEISGVLTDKLGNIADAHIVNKTTKQGTFSKLNGEFKIKVQPDDVIVISSVQHHNQTFTYSKSALTNNQLKIFLYLKDYLLEEVEVRKTDLQGILSNDSKSIGKSNRQEVMENLGFDPFPKKMSKIDREIKTAYAGGVQIGLGAMVSLDYIINSMSGRIDMLEKQKKLLENEKKLKYMEYTYRHFITKSLNIDSSQVARFLYFSHFDTKFNESFNGGDIKIIHFLKEQAVLFKKDSL
- a CDS encoding carboxypeptidase-like regulatory domain-containing protein, whose protein sequence is MKKKFLLLVIITLTKGVLLHSQEITIKGKIEDNVGIVKNVNILNTESKKGTFTDDEGFFSLKVKLGDKLEFTSIQHYKKEVYIDLNTIKTKTLNLKLQSKDYLLDEVEIKKTLLSGTLAVDTKFAKETKREEVMKNLGFNPYIKKKSQIERKIHTASTSSGIIPLGLLINTLSGRMRVLKKQREIAENETKMNYIDKNYRTHIIHDLKIDSINVDRFIYFMHLDKNFEEVYKKGDITLIPFLKEQATLFKRDSL